A DNA window from Setaria viridis chromosome 2, Setaria_viridis_v4.0, whole genome shotgun sequence contains the following coding sequences:
- the LOC117842189 gene encoding uncharacterized oxidoreductase At1g06690, chloroplastic, whose amino-acid sequence MMALQVAGGVLPPLLARRGRRRAFRPPRAVASDAAAAAAAAKEEDGKVALGGSGVTVTKLGIGAWSWGDTTYWNEFQWDDRKLKAAKGAFDASIDCGITFFDTAEVYGAGVSGAINSESLLGRFIKERQQKEPVEVAIATKFAALPWRFGRGSVISALKASLDRLGVSSVELYQLHWPGIWGNEGYLDGLGDAVEQGLVKAVGVSNYSEKRLRDAYERLKKRGIPLASNQVNYSLIYRNPEENGVKAACDELGITLIAYSPIAQGALTGKYTPDNPPKGPRGRIYTPEFLTKLQPLINRIKEIGGNYGRTPTQVVLNWLVCQGNVVPIPGAKNAEQAREFAGALGWSLTGEEVEELRSMARQVKPVIGFPVEKL is encoded by the exons ATGATGGCCCtgcaggtggccggcggcgtcctgccgcccctcctcgcccggcggggccggcgccgggcgttccggccgccgcgcgcggtggcgtccgacgccgccgccgcggcggcggcggcgaaggaggaggaCGGCAAGGTGGCGCTGGGAGGGTCAGGCGTCACCGTGACCAAGCTCGGCATCGGGGCGTGGTCCTGGGGCGACACCACCTACTGGAACGAGTTCCAGTGGGACG ATAGGAAACTGAAAGCAGCGAAAGGAGCATTTGATGCTAGCATCGATTGTGGAATAACTTTCTTCGATACTGCTGAAGTATACGGAGCAGGG GTATCAGGAGCTATAAATTCAGAAAGTTTGCTGGGAAG ATTCATCAAGGAAAGGCAACAAAAAGAACCGGTAGAAGTGGCCATTGCAACAAAGTTTGCGGCTCTACCATGGAGGTTTGGCCGTGGAAGTGTCATTTCTGCACTGAAGGCCTCATTAGATCGCCTTGGCGTCTCTTCAGTTGAGCTCTACCAACTTCATTG GCCAGGGATATGGGGCAATGAAG GTTACCTGGATGGCCTTGGAGATGCTGTTGAGCAAGGTCTTGTAAAAGCTGTTGGAGTCTCAAACTACAGCG AAAAACGTCTCCGAGACGCTTACGAGCGGCTCAAGAAGAGGGGGATTCCGCTCGCTTCGAATCAAGTAAATTACAGTCTGATATACAGGAACCCCGAGGAAAATGGTGTGAAGGCAGCTTGCGATGAGCTTGGAATTACTTTGATTGCGTATTCCCCGATCGCGCAAG GTGCTCTGACAGGGAAATACACACCGGACAATCCCCCGAAAGGGCCTCGAGGACGGATATACACTCCAGAGTTCCTGACCAAG CTCCAACCGCTTATTAACCGGATCAAGGAGATTGGAGGGAACTACGGGAGGACCCCAACCCAG GTGGTGCTGAACTGGCTGGTGTGCCAGGGCAACGTGGTGCCGATTCCCGGGGCGAAGAACGCGGAGCAGGCGCGGGAGTTCGCGGGCGCGCTGGGGTGGAGCCTGacgggggaggaggtggaggagctccgCTCCATGGCGCGCCAGGTCAAGCCCGTCATCGGCTTCCCCGTGGAGAAGCTGTGA
- the LOC117842087 gene encoding transcription factor PHYTOCHROME INTERACTING FACTOR-LIKE 13 codes for MDGGERPAASQKRPFPPDGELVELLWQDGAVVAHSQAQRAFAGGDTGASGVTGEPLPVWLPCGGGEGGGDVYSQLWQSIVRADGPRPRPPARSGNSGAGSSRTAGGEVGSSFCGSNLVAAALHLDDDIDDVAALPPPPPPDEPGAGAGASTSSGWNSNALLKRSRDEFDSRDEDADFDTVDETPPSRRPASKRRTRAAEVHNMSERRRRDRINEKMRALQELVPHCSKTDKASILDEAIEYLKSLQMQVQIMWMSTGMAPMMLPGAHQLMPPISMGLSSACMPPAAQFLSQMQRVPPFMSNPLPNQMPQISSAATNAPNVTNQVPSNRMAQPRNPFLHPNDALTSTPQVPSLFGYGPQMAQQNEIQELLACTAPPALGVEPPSSSDATGT; via the exons ATGGACGGCGGTgagaggccggcggcgagccagaAGAGGCCATTCCC CCCGGACGGCGAGCTCGTGGAGCTGCTGTGGCAGGACGGCGCCGTCGTGGCGCACTCGCAGGCGCAGCGggccttcgccggcggcgacacgggCGCGAGCGGCGTCACCGGGGAGCCGCTGCCGGTGTGGCtcccgtgcggcggcggcgagggcggcggggaCGTGTACTCGCAGCTCTGGCAGAGCATCGTGCGGGCCGAcgggccccggccccggccgcccgccagGAGCGGGAACAGCGGCGCCGGGTCGAGCcggacggccggcggcgaggtggggtCCAGCTTCTGCGGCAGCAacctcgtggcggcggcgctgcaccTGGACGACGACATCGACGACGTagcggcgctgccgccgccgccgccaccggacgagccgggcgcgggcgcgggcgcgtcCACGTCCAGCGGCTGGAACAGCAATGCGCTGCTCAAGAGGAGCAGGGACGAGTTCGATAGCCGCGACGAG GACGCCGACTTCGACACCGTCGACGAGACGCCGCCGTCGAGAAGGCCGGCGTCCAAGCGCAGGACGCGCGCCGCCGAGGTCCACAACATGTCGGAGCGG AGGAGAAGGGACCGGATCAACGAAAAGATGAGAGCTTTGCAAGAACTGGTGCCCCACTGCAGCAAG ACCGACAAGGCGTCGATACTAGATGAGGCAATTGAGTACCTGAAGTCCCTCCAAATGCAAGTTCAG ATCATGTGGATGAGTACTGGGATGGCGCCGATGATGCTCCCGGGTGCTCACCAACTCATGCCTCCGATAAGCATGGGCTTGAGTTCAGCTTGTATGCCACCTGCGGCGCAGTTCCTCAGTCAGATGCAAAGAGTACCACCCTTCATGAGCAACCCGTTGCCGAACCAAATGCCTCAGATCTCATCTGCAGCTACCAATGCACCCAATGTGACAAACCAAGTTCCAAGCAACCGCATGGCCCAGCCGAGAAATCCCTTTCTTCATCCTAATGATGCACTGACATCAACACCTCAG GTGCCAAGTTTATTTGGCTATGGACCACAGATGGCACAACAGAACGAGATTCAAGAGTTACTGGCTTGCACCGCCCCTCCAGCTTTAGGGGTCGAGCCACCGTCTTCCTCTGACGCAACCGGAACGTAA